The nucleotide sequence CAATAAAGCTGTTTCAAGCGGTGTTTCTACGAGCTTGGCTGTTTGTAGGACACAAGCCCCCAGAATCGCAGGCAAGGATATTAAAAACGAAAAGCGAGCAGCGTCAGCACGGTCGATTCCGCGCAGGAGTGCACCGGCAATCGTCAGTCCGGAGCGGGAAATAGCTGGCAGAATCGCAGCACCTTGCAGTGTCCCGATGATGAGGGCGTCCGTGTAGTTGATTTCCTCGAATCTCCGATTTCCACGGCGCATAGACTCCACCGCCCAGAGGATCGCGCCCGTCGCAAGAAATTCCCACCCAATCGTAATGCCTGTCTGGGAGATTTCTTCAAAATAATCCTCAAAGGCGAGTCCGATTACTGCCGTAGGGATTGTGCCTACGACCAATAGCTTGGTCAGCTTACTCATCGGATTCATGATGATATAACGAACCTGTGGCCAAAAGACGATAACGACAGCGATCAGCGTACCGAAATGGAGCATCGTGTCAAATAAAAGGCCTACCTCCTGCATGCCAAAAATTTTGCGAAACAGGACGAGATGACCCGTGCTCGATATCGGTAAAAATTCAGTCAAGCCTTGTACAATGCCAAGAAAAATATGTTCAAGCAACAACAGCATAGGCAAGAGTCACTCCAGTCTTGAAAAAGTAGGGTCAAGCCAGTCTTACTGTCATATGTATGTCCGTGAATGGAAGACTTGCCTATTTCGTTGGGCATCGTTATTTTGTTAGAAAAAAGTTGTGGTATTTTCTTGCGGGAGATGGGTATAGTTAGTGTGCACAATGGTAGAGAGCGAGGAAAAAATACATATGTACAAAAGACAAATGCGTGAAAAGCGTGAGCCCCAAATCATTCAGAACGACAATTTGGCGGCAGGGATGACGCTTACCATGACGGTAGCGCGAAAAACGGAAATCGGCTATTTTTTAAGCGATGGCAAAGATGAAGTGTTTCTCCATGCCAATGAAGCGCATGAGCGTTTACATATCGATGATGAGGTCGAAGTGTTTTTGTACCATGATCACGAAAACCGACTGGCTGCGACCATGGACATGCCTCATGTCGGCATGGGTGAATACGGCTGGCTGGAAGTAGTGGACATTTCTCCGCGCATGGGTGTATTCCTGGACAACGGTATTAACAAGGATCTGCTCTTGTTTATCGATGACCTGCCCAAGCATAGTGATGAATGGCCGCGTCCCAAGGATCAAATGCTGGTAGCGCTGAAGCAAGACAAGCTCGGCAGACTCTTGGCAAAGCCGGTCACTGAAAACGAAATCGTCAAGATCGCAGCAATGGCAGATCAGAGTATGAAAAACAAGTCTGTCGAAGGTACGGTCTACAAAGTGATTCAAGCAGGTGCGTTCCTGTTGACGGAGGACGAGCATATCCTTTTCATTCATCGTGATGAAATGGTAGGGCGACTGCGCCTCGGACAAACGGTGCGCTGCCGTATCAGTTTTGTACGTGAGGATGGCCGTCTGAACGGTTCCATGAAAGAGCGCAAGGAAGTGCAGTATGGCGAAGATGCGGACAAGCTGCTGCGCTATTTGATCAATCGTGACGGGGCGATGCCTTATACCGATTCGACAGAAGCGGATGTCATCCGAGAAAAATTCCAAATGAGCAAGTCCAGCTTCAAGCGGGCACTCGGCAAGCTAATGAAGGAACGCCGCGTGGAGCAAGTAGACGGCTGGACCAAAATCATTCGAACCGACAAAGACGAATAAACAGGGAAAGCCCTTCTTTGCATGAACATGCGCAAAGGAGGGCTTTTTGTTATGTTTCACAGTGTTGTTTGCACAGATTGTTTTTGTTTGCGGGCTTTGTAATACGACAACGAAAAAACGAGCCCTAGTAAAATAATACCAGCAATATCCGTTTCGATTCCAGGAATGACCGCGAGAACACCACCTGCAACCGCGAGGATACGCTCCAAGACGTTTAGCTTGGACATCCAGTAGCCGATTAACCCTGCTCCCACCCCGATCATCCCAAGCGTTGAAGTCAGCATAACCCAAATCGATTCCAGCAAGGTAGTATTAATCAGCAGCAAGGCTGGTGAGATAACGAAAATATAGGGAGCCATAAAAGCCGCGATTGATAGCCGTGTTGATTCTACGCCTGTCCGGATTGGCTTTGACTTGGCAATGCCTGATGCGGCAAAGGCAGCAAGCGCAACCGGCGGCGTGATGTCTGCGACAATGCCGAAGTAGAACGTAAACATGTGCGCCGCGATAGGAGGAACGCCCAATTGAATGAGCGCTGGAGCTGCGATGGTCGAAGTGATAATGTAGTTCGCCGTTGTTGGCGTTCCCATTCCCAAAATGAGCGATGCGATCATGGTAAAGAACAACGTAAGCAAAAGCTGGCCGCCAGCCAGATCAATCAGACCATTTGCCAGCTTCAACCCAATCCCTGTCAACGTAATCGTACCGACAATGATTCCGGCACACGCTGTTGCAGCGACGACGCCGAGAGCCATTCTGGCACCTGAGGCAAGCGCTTCTAAAATATCAGCAATAGACATGCGG is from Brevibacillus brevis and encodes:
- a CDS encoding S1 RNA-binding domain-containing protein, with the translated sequence MYKRQMREKREPQIIQNDNLAAGMTLTMTVARKTEIGYFLSDGKDEVFLHANEAHERLHIDDEVEVFLYHDHENRLAATMDMPHVGMGEYGWLEVVDISPRMGVFLDNGINKDLLLFIDDLPKHSDEWPRPKDQMLVALKQDKLGRLLAKPVTENEIVKIAAMADQSMKNKSVEGTVYKVIQAGAFLLTEDEHILFIHRDEMVGRLRLGQTVRCRISFVREDGRLNGSMKERKEVQYGEDADKLLRYLINRDGAMPYTDSTEADVIREKFQMSKSSFKRALGKLMKERRVEQVDGWTKIIRTDKDE
- a CDS encoding undecaprenyl-diphosphate phosphatase, whose protein sequence is MLLLLEHIFLGIVQGLTEFLPISSTGHLVLFRKIFGMQEVGLLFDTMLHFGTLIAVVIVFWPQVRYIIMNPMSKLTKLLVVGTIPTAVIGLAFEDYFEEISQTGITIGWEFLATGAILWAVESMRRGNRRFEEINYTDALIIGTLQGAAILPAISRSGLTIAGALLRGIDRADAARFSFLISLPAILGACVLQTAKLVETPLETALLIPMLVGTMFAGLAGYVAIRWMLTIISTGSMKGFAIYVWVLGGFILLMQLLGW